The following proteins are encoded in a genomic region of Primulina huaijiensis isolate GDHJ02 chromosome 3, ASM1229523v2, whole genome shotgun sequence:
- the LOC140972080 gene encoding pectinesterase-like translates to MQQIKNLLYTAVTLIFVIHYALAQLTLIVSKDGRGNFTTITQAVAAAPNKSLQRTVIKIKAGVYYENIIITEEKINLYFIGEGMDVTKISGNKSVRMGLQTKDTATVRINANGFVAIDITFENTAGPQMSQAVALSNYGDHTAFYRCRFLGYQDTLNPQSRTQFYRDCEVYGTVDFIFGNEAKVVFQNCNIYARKPSAGQSNTVTAQGKETPNQEFGIVMQNCSFSGTPDLLKELNVKTFLGRPWKNYSTTVIMQSFLDKLIHPRGWLEWEGVSLDKVYNAEYSNRGTGASTYERVNWSHVINSRAEAAKFTVRNFIDGENWIKSTGIPFFPDLL, encoded by the exons ATGCAGCAGATCAAGAATTTGCTTTATACTGCAGTGACCCTTATCTTTGTGATACATTATGCATTAGCACAATTGACTTTGATAGTGTCCAAAGATGGACGGGGAAATTTCACCACTATTACTCAAGCTGTGGCAGCAGCTCCGAACAAAAGTCTCCAAAGGACGgttataaaaataaaagctGGTGTTTACTACGAAAACATCATTATTACCGAAGAAAAGATTAATTTGTATTTCATAGGTGAGGGAATGGACGTCACCAAAATATCGGGTAATAAAAGCGTCAGAATGGGCTTGCAAACTAAGGATACAGCAACAGTCC GAATCAATGCTAATGGATTCGTTGCAATAGATATAACTTTTGAAAACACTGCTGGCCCACAAATGTCCCAAGCAGTTGCTCTAAGCAACTATGGCGACCATACAGCATTCTACAGGTGTCGTTTTTTGGGATATCAAGATACATTGAATCCCCAGTCTCGCACTCAGTTTTACCGAGATTGTGAAGTTTACGGCACCGTAGATTTTATATTCGGTAACGAGGCAAAAGTTGTCTTCCAAAACTGCAACATCTACGCACGCAAGCCATCAGCCGGGCAATCAAACACCGTCACGGCACAAGGCAAAGAGACACCAAATCAGGAGTTTGGCATTGTGATGCAAAATTGCAGTTTTTCAGGTACGCCTGATTTGCTAAAGGAGTTGAACGTGAAGACATTTTTAGGCAGACCTTGGAAAAATTATTCCACGACGGTGATAATGCAAAGCTTTCTGGACAAACTAATCCATCCCAGGGGCTGGTTGGAGTGGGAAGGAGTTAGTTTGGACAAAGTGTATAACGCCGAATACAGTAACCGAGGAACTGGTGCAAGTACCTACGAGAGAGTCAATTGGTCACACGTTATCAACTCCAGAGCTGAGGCCGCGAAGTTTACAGTGAGGAACTTCATTGACGGAGAAAATTGGATTAAATCCACTGGAATTCCATTTTTCCCTGACTTGCTATGA